Proteins found in one Magnolia sinica isolate HGM2019 chromosome 5, MsV1, whole genome shotgun sequence genomic segment:
- the LOC131245591 gene encoding transcription factor bHLH144-like: protein MQSDQKFYPRKVVPPPTSEVDGYTYNIPVAPSLDPTLVTGKPVGPFHGVEIQASEMCPKNFIIFDQTDNKSRIMFHPAMASKFHYPGFDIHATYTQENVGGKDEEDNESILKEDTKDIDALMSLEEDEDEDEEVSTGRTMGDCRSSSPDSDSTNSTNSHNTRLSSLQKQFSCNASSCSTSSKRKQQRMKKMMKALRGIVPGGNRMDTATVLDEAVRYLKSLKVEVKKLGIGNFKKN from the coding sequence ATGCAGAGTGACCAGAAATTTTACCCTAGAAAGGTGGTGCCCCCTCCTACATCCGAAGTGGATGGTTATACCTACAACATCCCTGTTGCACCCTCCTTAGACCCAACTCTAGTGACTGGGAAGCCCGTGGGGCCCTTTCATGGAGTCGAAATCCAAGCCTCTGAGATGTGTCCCAAGAACTTCATCATCTTTGACCAGACCGATAACAAGAGCAGGATCATGTTCCACCCTGCAATGGCCAGCAAGTTTCATTACCCTGGCTTTGATATCCATGCAACTTACACTCAAGAGAATGTCGGTGGTAAAGATGAAGAGGACAATGAATCCATACTCAAGGAAGATACGAAGGATATTGATGCTTTGATGAGCTTGGAAGAGGACGAAGACGAAGACGAGGAGGTCAGCACTGGCCGCACTATGGGCGACTGCAGGAGCAGCTCCCCAGATTCAGATTCCACAAACAGCACCAATTCCCACAATACAAGGCTGTCCTCCCTTCAAAAGCAATTCTCTTGTAACGCAAGCAGCTGCAGCACCAGCAGCAAAAGGAAGCAACAGagaatgaagaagatgatgaaggcACTGAGAGGGATCGTGCCCGGTGGCAATCGTATGGATACTGCCACAGTGCTTGATGAAGCCGTTAGATACCTGAAGTCTCTGAAGGTAGAGGTGAAGAAGCTTGGGATAGGGAATTTCAAGAAGAATTAA
- the LOC131245589 gene encoding WRKY transcription factor 71-like — protein MSENRDPSHHRTYHDDKRLGAVSFPFSNHPNLYNQDPTGPGSHSILDLHGFGPSPPYMSFTDCLNDSVDYSMLSRAFDLSHSSSEVFRDSGVTTNDSVDSAGPNGNPATPNSSVSSSSTEAAGDDDSVRCKKDQQLKGCEDGMERSKKVTKGRKKGEKRPREPRFAFMTKSEVDHLEDGYRWRKYGQKAVKNSPYPRSYYRCTSQKCSVKKRVERSYQDPTIVITTYEGQHTHPSPATLRGSAAGMLAPSMLTGSQLPLPTFHHEMLMQAPPTNMQGYTNSMYRQNLTPNQQLQLPDYGLLQDIVPSFIPKQP, from the exons ATGTCTGAAAATAGAGATCCTTCACACCATCGCACATACCATGACGATAAACGCCTCGGCGCCGTCAGTTTCCCCTTCTCTAACCATCCCAACCTCTATAATCAAGACCCGACTGGGCCAGGATCCCACTCCATCCTCGATCTACATGGTTTCGGTCCATCTCCACCGTACATGAGCTTCACGGATTGTCTAAATGATTCAGTGGACTACTCAATGCTATCTAGAGCTTTCGACTTGTCACACTCTTCATCGGAAGTTTTCAGGGACAGCGGCGTCACCACCAATGACTCGGTGGATTCTGCGGGGCCGAACGGCAACCCGGCCACACCCAATTCTTCTGTTTCATCGTCATCGACAGAGGCTGCAGGTGACGATGATTCGGTGAGGTGTAAGAAAGATCAACAACTTAAAGGGTGTGAAGATGGGATGGAGAGATCTAAGAAAGT GACCAAAGGacggaagaaaggagagaagcgGCCAAGAGAGCCCCGTTTTGCATTCATGACTAAGAGCGAGGTGGATCATCTTGAAGATGGATACAGATGGAGAAAATATGGCCAAAAGGCAGTGAAAAATAGCCCTTACCCAAG AAGCTACTATCGTTGCACCAGCCAAAAATGTTCGGTGAAGAAACGAGTAGAAAGATCGTACCAAGATCCAACGATCGTAATTACAACGTATGAAGGCCAACATACACATCCAAGCCCTGCGACCCTTCGAGGAAGTGCTGCCGGAATGTTGGCGCCATCGATGCTTACAGGGTCACAACTGCCATTGCCTACCTTCCACCATGAGATGTTGATGCAGGCACCCCCAACAAACATGCAAGGCTACACAAACTCCATGTACCGGCAAAACCTAACTCCTAATCAGCAGCTTCAACTTCCTGACTACGGCCTTTTGCAAGACATTGTTCCCTCGTTCATCCCAAAACAACCATGA